A single genomic interval of Musa acuminata AAA Group cultivar baxijiao chromosome BXJ3-4, Cavendish_Baxijiao_AAA, whole genome shotgun sequence harbors:
- the LOC135636773 gene encoding valine--tRNA ligase, chloroplastic/mitochondrial 2-like has translation MALPTPSLLSCRSVCLLNPIRFAPSTRRFGARPFRWNPCRPNRKFFSVMASENEVFTSPEIAKSFDFASEERIYSWWEAQGYFKPSFDRGADPFVIAMPPPNVTGSLHMGHAMFVTLEDIMVRYNRMKGRPTLWIPGTDHAGIATQLVVEKMLASEGIKRAELGREEFTKRVWEWKEKYGGTITNQIRRLGASCDWTREHFTLDEQLSRAVVEAFVRLHEKGLIYQGSYMVNWSPNLQTAVSDLEVEYSEEPGTLFYIKYRVAGGSRDDFLTIATTRPETLFGDTAIAVNPEDERYAKYIGRQAIVPLTFGRHVPIIADRYVDKEFGTGVLKISPGHDHNDYHIARKLGLPILNVMNKDGTLNEVAGLYCGLDRFEARKKVWSDLEEVGLAVKKESHVLRVPRSQRGGEVIEPLVSKQWFVTMEPLAEKALHAVEKGQLTILPERFEKTYNHWLTNIKDWCISRQLWWGHRIPVWYIVGKDCEEEYIVARSAEEALLKAHEKYGKSVEIYQDPDVLDTWFSSALWPFSTLGWPDVCAEDFKKFYPTTILETGHDILFFWVARMVMMGIEFTGNAPFSYVYLHGLIRDSQGRKMSKTLGNVVDPIDTIKEYGTDALRFTLSLGTAGQDLNLSTERLMSNKALTNKLWNAGKFILQNLPNRSDVSAWEQLLAYKFDTEETLLELPLPECWVVSELHELIDIVTTSYDKFFYGDAGREIYDFFWGDFADWYIEASKTRFYHSWSNSVASVAQGVLLYVFENILILLHPFMPFVTEELWQALPYRRQALIVSQWPRTSLPRDAKSIKRFENLQSMIRAIRNARAEYSVEPAKRISASIVASTDVLDYISSEKQVLALLSRLDLQHVHFVESPPDNAKQSIHLVAGEGLEAYIPLADMVDISAELQRLSKRLSKMQSEYDALVARLNSPSFIEKAPEEVVRGVREKASNAEEKITLTKNRLAFLQSTVSSSV, from the exons ATGGCGCTCCCCACTCCATCTCTGCTATCGTGTCGTTCCGTTTGCCTTCTGAATCCCATCCGCTTCGCCCCTTCCACCCGCCGGTTCGGAGCCAGGCCTTTCCGGTGGAACCCATGCCGTCCCAATCGCAAGTTCTTCTCAG TAATGGCGTCGGAGAACGAGGTTTTCACCTCACCGGAAATCGCAAAGTCGTTTGATTTTGCTTCAGAGGAACGGATATATAGTTG GTGGGAAGCCCAAGGTTACTTCAAGCCTAGCTTTGATCGGGGTGCAGACCCTTTTGTCATTGCGATGCCACCCCCAAATGTTACTGGATCACTACATATGGGGCATGCAATGTTTGTGACTCTTGAG GACATAATGGTCAGATACAACCGTATGAAGGGAAGGCCTACTCTTTGGATTCCGGGCACCGATCATGCTGGTATTGCAACTCAG TTGGTTGTGGAAAAAATGCTTGCATCTGAAGGCATCAAAAGGGCTGAACTTGGTCGAGAGGAGTTCACTAAAAGAGTTTGGGAGTGGAAAGAAAA GTATGGTGGTACAATCACTAATCAGATAAGGAGGTTGGGTGCATCATGTGATTGGACGAGGGAGCATTTCACTCTTGATGAACAGCTAAGTC GAGCAGTGGTTGAGGCATTTGTAAGGCTTCATGAGAAAGGCCTTATTTATCAAG GATCTTACATGGTCAACTGGTCACCGAACCTTCAGACAGCAGTATCTGACTTG GAAGTTGAATATTCTGAAGAACCTGGTACTTTGTTCTACATCAAGTATCGTGTTGCTGGTGGTTCAAG GGATGACTTTCTGACGATAGCAACAACACGTCCCGAGACATTGTTTGGTGACACAGCCATTGCAGTGAACCCTGAG GATGAACGTTATGCCAAATACATAGGCAGACAGGCAATTGTACCTTTGACATTTGGTCGGCATGTTCCCATTATCGCTGACAGA TATGTCGATAAAGAATTTGGAACTGGAGTATTGAAAATAAGCCCTGGACATGATCACAATGATTATCATATCGCAAGGAAGCTTGGCCTACCAATACTCAATGTTATGAATAAAGATGGTACTCTGAATGAGGTTGCTGGACTGTACTG TGGGTTAGATCGATTTGAGGCGCGAAAGAAGGTTTGGTCTGATCTTGAAGAGGTTGGTCTGGCAGTAAAAAAGGAATCTCATGTGCTACGAGTTCCTAGATCCCAGCGTGGTGGTGAA GTAATAGAGCCACTGGTGAGTAAACAGTGGTTTGTTACTATGGAGCCATTAGCTGAGAAGGCCCTTCATGCTGTTGAAAAAGGACAATTAACCATTCTTCCTGAGAGATTTGAAAAG ACATATAATCACTGGCTGACGAATATCAAAGATTGGTGTATAAGTAGACAACTATGGTGGGGACATCGAATTCCAGTTTGGTACATTGTTGGTAAAGATTGTGAAGAAGAGTACATTGTTGCTAGAAGTGCTGAAGAAGCTCTTTTAAAAGCCCATGAGAAATATGGAAAATCAGTTGAAATATACCAAGATCCTGATGTTCTGGATACATGGTTTTCAAG TGCATTGTGGCCTTTTAGCACCCTAGGATGGCCGGATGTGTGTGCTGAGGATTTCAAGAAATTTTATCCGACAACCATCCTTGAGACTGG ACATGACATTTTGTTTTTTTGGGTGGCTCGGATGGTCATGATGGGGATCGAGTTCACTGGGAATGCACCCTTTTCTTATGTTTATTTGCATGGGCTTATCCGTGACTCTCAA GGGCGAAAAATGTCTAAAACATTGGGAAATGTTGTAGATCCCATCGATACTATTAAGGAATATGGTACAGATGCGTTGCGATTTACACTTTCTTTGGGCACTGCTGGTCAG GACCTTAATCTGTCCACCGAGAGATTAATGTCAAACAAGGCTTTAACTAACAAACTATGGAATGCTGGCAAGTTTATTTTACAGAATTTGCCAAACAGAAGTGATGTCTCTGCATGGGAACAATTGTTAGCATATAAG TTTGATACAGAGGAGACACTTCTTGAACTTCCTTTACCAGAGTGTTGGGTG GTCTCAGAACTTCATGAACTAATTGATATTGTCACCACAAGCTACGACAAGTTTTTCTATGGAGATGCTGGTAGAGAAATATATGATTTCTTCTGGGGTGATTTTGCTGATTG GTATATCGAAGCAAGTAAAACTCGTTTTTACCATTCTTGGAGCAATTCAGTTGCTTCTGTAGCACAGGGTGTTCTTTTGTATGTCTTTGAGAACATACTGATACTGCTGCATCCATTTATGCCATTTGTCACTGAGGAACTATGGCAG GCATTGCCATATCGAAGGCAAGCACTTATAGTGTCCCAGTGGCCTCGGACTTCACTTCCAAGGGATGCCAAGTCCATCAAAAGATTTGAAAATTTACAATCAATG ATTAGAGCTATCAGAAACGCTCGAGCCGAATATTCTGTTGAGCCTGCTAAACGAATATCTGCATCTATTGTTGCAAGCACTGATGTCCTTGATTATATATCA AGTGAAAAACAAGTATTGGCTTTATTATCCAGGCTAGATCTGCAACATGTTCATTTTGTCGAATCTCCTCCAG ATAATGCAAAGCAATCCATCCACCTTGTGGCTGGCGAgggtttggaggcatatattcctCTTGCAGATATGGTGGATATATCAGCGGAACTTCAACGACTTTCAAAGCGCCTCTCTAAAATGCAATCAGAATATGATGCACTTGTTGCTCGTCTGAATTCTCCTAGT TTCATAGAGAAGGCCCCTGAGGAAGTTGTCCGTGGGGTTCGAGAGAAAGCATCTAATGCAGAGGAGAAAATAACCCTCACAAAAAACCGTCTTGCCTTCCTGCAGTCAACAGTGTCATCATCAGTCTAA
- the LOC135634582 gene encoding myosin-binding protein 7-like isoform X2 codes for MDLDTLSPPGPSSSSSFSAAAAGRLCPCACPFCCRPSSPSWRRSMKRRLDPDAADHGPARVEVEDEVAVLREAVASQQETIQELCAELDEERNAACSAASEAMSMILRLQREKAEAQMEARQFKRFAEEKMDHDQQELIALEDLLFKREEAVQSLTFQIQAYRHLLLGYGIDPGAVDVAPSGGSVNDEPETPQSNESPTFEYTPLKCTLTNGVEREEDYLDEAADLEKYAFGETPHGREDLENLEQRICQLEALPDTSSMLEKGIIEEPPGSSSHFRRSSTHSCDSVMGMTSQEPMEGGEFPASMDRPLDDGGDTDGMSDRVYTIDSVHGVPMVHSSEDGMEKGKRGEIDGGADGGSPDIKNLYTRLQALEVDRESMRQAIMSMQTEKAQLLLLRHIAQQLHKEVSPERRITKKKSSITNFSIVSMLKKTQNKHYTTKWEDTCSVIQKDPTLGIYIPVIL; via the coding sequence ATGGATCTGGACACGCTATCCCCACCtggcccctcctcctcctcctctttctccgcGGCTGCTGCCGGCCGCCTATGCCCCTGCGCCTGCCCCTTCTGCTGCCGACCTTCCTCCCCCTCCTGGCGACGCTCCATGAAGCGCCGGCTCGACCCCGACGCGGCCGATCACGGCCCCGCCCGGGTGGAGGTCGAGGACGAGGTGGCTGTCCTCCGAGAGGCCGTGGCCAGCCAACAGGAGACAATCCAGGAGCTCTGCGCGGAGCTCGACGAAGAGCGAAACGCCGCCTGCTCGGCCGCGAGCGAGGCCATGTCGATGATCCTCCGTCTCCAGCGCGAGAAGGCCGAAGCGCAAATGGAGGCCCGGCAGTTCAAACGCTTTGCCGAGGAGAAGATGGACCACGACCAGCAGGAGCTGATCGCGCTCGAGGACCTCCTCTTCAAGCGCGAGGAGGCCGTCCAGTCTCTCACCTTCCAGATTCAGGCCTATAGGCACCTACTTCTGGGCTACGGTATCGACCCTGGCGCAGTCGACGTTGCCCCCTCTGGTGGCTCTGTGAACGACGAGCCCGAGACCCCTCAGTCCAACGAGAGTCCCACCTTTGAATACACTCCTTTGAAGTGCACCTTAACCAATGGTGTCGAACGCGAAGAGGATTATCTCGATGAGGCTGCTGATCTTGAAAAATATGCGTTCGGTGAAACGCCACATGGCAGAGAGGACCTCGAGAATTTGGAGCAGCGGATTTGTCAGCTTGAGGCATTGCCGGACACCAGCAGCATGCTGGAGAAGGGCATCATCGAGGAGCCACCGGGATCATCGAGCCATTTCAGGCGATCATCCACCCATAGCTGTGACTCAGTTATGGGCATGACTTCACAAGAACCAATGGAAGGGGGAGAATTCCCTGCCTCGATGGACAGGCCATTGGACGACGGTGGTGACACTGATGGCATGAGCGATAGGGTGTACACAATTGATTCAGTGCATGGGGTTCCAATGGTCCATTCCTCCGAGGATGGCATGGAGAAGGGGAAGAGAGGGGAAATAGATGGAGGGGCAGATGGTGGGAGTCCAGATATAAAGAATCTGTACACGAGGTTGCAGGCGCTTGAGGTAGACAGAGAGTCGATGAGGCAGGCTATAATGTCGATGCAAACTGAGAAGGCACAATTGTTGTTGCTCAGACATATAGCACAGCAGCTGCATAAGGAAGTCTCTCCTGAGAGGAGAATCACCAAAAAGAAATCTTCAATTACAAATTTCTCTATTGTTTCCATGCTTAAG